The sequence below is a genomic window from Cryptococcus neoformans var. neoformans B-3501A chromosome 8, whole genome shotgun sequence.
CGAATATTGTTAGCGGACAGATGCCTATACATGGGAATCGATACTGAGCAACTTACCATGTCTTTAACCATATCTGTCAACTTGGAGACAAACATGTTCATAGCCTTGAATGCCTGATCTCTCACCAATCTAGACCGATAATCAGCTTACAACTTCTGAGAGCTTTTACGACCACAGTAAACACACTTTTCCTTGTCCACCAACGTAAAACTCATATTCGGAACCACCTTGCCCGCCAAATCTTCTCTATCAAAACACTCGACGCTGGCCATTAGCGCCATCAAACCCGCAACTCTAGCATGTACAAAAGGATCCTTCAAACTTCTCGCAAAGGCTGGTACAagcaccttcttcttcgtgTTATGGCCCAATATGGGCGCGAGGCGGCCGAGAAGGATGCATGTGTTTGTTCGTATAGAGGGCTCGGTGTCCATTTGCATCTTGGCGAGGACCCGGAGGAGGTCGTTATTGAGAATGCGGTCAGAAAGCTGTATGGATTCTGTCAGCGGGTACTCTGAACACAGTCGAAGGGAAAATATCACCTTAGAGGCCAACGGATAGACCGCTCTGACGGTGGCTTCTCTGATGACGGGGACTGTATCGGCGAAACCAGTGATCTGAATATGGTCAACCTAAAATCACTTCCCCACACCTATGAGACGTACAAGATTTGGCCAAATCTTCTCTGTCACTGTCTTGTTATCCAGCTTGTCAACGTACTCATTCAAACCTTCCAACAAAGCCATCCTCGTACCCCTATCAGGACTGGTATACAATCTGACCACTGGATCGAGGACCATCTTCGGATAatcggaagaaggaacgaGCTTGCCCAGTtcaagaacaagaggaaGCATAGCCGACGATGGTGCGGTTGGGAGGGATAAGGAGTGAAGGAGGGACGGAAGGATTTTATAAGTGGTAAACGGTCCTGGGAGTGTACCAGCTTGGTTGGCCTCTTTGATGATTCGCAATAACGAAAGTTTGTCACTCTCAGATTGCAGCTCGAAGTTGTCCAAACCATTGACGAGGCTGACAAGCGGGTTGGATGCCCAGAAACCAGCCTTTTCGGCTTCGTCGATGAAAGATATTGTAGTCAACCGAGTACGAGGATTAGGATTAAGCATTCGCTTCCATAACGGGAAGAGAACTTTGGGAAGTGcgccggaagaagaaggtgtaGGCTGTGACGAAAGGGGCGGTAAGGGAGAATGAGGGTTATAAAACgtaaagagaaggatggcaagAAGGTAGGTGTCGTGTTGGGCAGGATCGGTTCTATCGTTCCATTAGCATTGACCGGCATAGAAATGAATCCACTGACTCTCTTAGAGCactccatccatcctttctGACTTCAGGTGCACATCTTTCACCAATATCACCTGGGGCTACACCTCCTAGGCCCCATAATATACCAGCATCATCTTTACCTGTCAGCAGCTCGAATCCCGCTAGGCGCCATTCGAGGGAGGGAGTGACGAAGATAgaggttggaagaagataggAATGATGTTGGGatagaggaggagaatTGAGGAAAGCAAGGGCGGACTAACTATGGCGTGAGCGAGAGGCCGGATTTGGGGCTAAAACAGTATGAACTCACTGAAAGGCTCCTTACACCCCACCCGATCCAGttctctttgcctttcGCCCTACCAGAGCCTGACGCAAGAGCACCTCCAGTCTCCCAGTCCCTCAAAACCCCTTCTAGTGGGCGCACGCGTTCGGTAGCAATGTAAATATGTGTCTCCGTTTCTACAGAGTCGATATATTTTATGCTACGCAGCATCAGCTACTGCTTCACACAGAGACATTGCACACTTACATGTCAGGGTGTCTTATTGTGCGGAGCTTTTTGAGAGCATTTTTTGCCAGTTGGAACAGCACTTTACGGTCCTTGCTGCCGGGCTGAAAAAGTGGAAGGGTCGAATCATAGATGAACAATGTTAAGGGAGTACCATCGTCCTGCCGGAATCGTCAGCCCCAACGCAAATCAGACACAAAGATATACACTTACACGTTTAACACCCTCTCTGATCTCCCAAATAGAACTATGGCTATCGAGCCCAGGTATACGTTCGCCAACTGAAAATGGGAACGTGACACCGGTAGACTGGAGTACCGAAGTGGTGATGGATTTGAGATAATTCATGGTGGATTTATTCGCTCTTTTGGCTGGTGTAGTCTGTTTAATCTGTTTAATCAGACTCCCTGTCCTTGTTGTATCCACCAAGCTGTCGTCGTCGGAGCTGATATGGCTGCTCGACCTTCGCGTCACGAACGATATCAATGTGAGCTCGCAGGCACTCGGTCGCGTTCGTCGATGACAGCAATCAATAGCCACAGTTACGTAACCTTTCGAATTGCGATTTTATTTTCGTGTTGTCTATAGACTGCGTTTTCTGCGAGTCGGAATTTGGACTGTCTTGAGCCACAAATACTCTTGGCGGGTCAACCACGACACATTCCACAGTTCAGTGGACCACGTCAGTCCACATACGCAGAATCAGCACATCTGTATCTCCTCATCTCGTTTCAAACAGGAAAATCCGTCAGAAACTGCTCAGGTAAATTAATTTCTTTGGCTTGCTCCGCCCGATATTGTTAACGCTTCTTAGCATGCTCGTCCTCCCCGGATCTTCTGCGatcacttcttctcgaaGAGCTACCCTCCTCAAGCTTTTCCAGTCGGTCATCCCCTCTATCACTTCCGTCGATGCGGTGCATCTCCACTTTGTCAACCCTACTTCTGACGAAGCCGAGTCACTCCTTGCCGATACCCAGTCTGCTGAGCGAGATATCCTCAACGCCCTACTCGCTTATGGCGACAACGAGCAGCTCAACTCTACGAAGGCATTTGTTGATGCTGGCATGAAGGGTGACGTGTTTGCGCTTTACGTGCTCCCTCGTGTCGGCACCATTTCCCCTTGGTCTTCTAAGGCCACCGACATCGCCAAACTCTGTCGTCTTGCTGGCCACGTCTCCCGTCTTGAGCGTGGTGCGCTCTATCTCTTCACTTCAAGTGAGAGTATTAGCCTTCTGGAAATGCGACACCACTTGCACTTTATCCATGATCGTATGACTCAGCTCATCCACACTGCTTTGCCACCTTCTGCCGCCGTCTTCCCTCCTACACCGCCTAACCCTTCCGCTCTTATCTCCGTGCCTATTCTCGGTGCTGAAAACCCGCATGCCGTTCTCGGTGAGGCCAATGCTCGACTGGGTCTCGCCCTCTCTGAGACTGAAATCCCTTACCTTGTCGAGTCTTTCCTGGCCGCCGGTCGTAACCCCACCGACGCTGAGCTCTTCATGTTCGCTCAAGTCAATTCTGAGCACTGTCGACACAAGATCTTTAACGCCAAATGGACCATTGACGGTCACGATCAGGAGAACAGCTTGTTTGGTATGATTCGAAACACCGAAAAGGCTGTCCACTCCAAGGGTACTCTATCTGCCTACGAAGACAACGCCGCTGTCATGGAGGGTTACGAGGCTCCTCGATTCGCTGTCGGAGGCAAGGGCGATGGATGCTACACTTCTCAAATTGAGAAGAACCCTATCCTCATCAAGGTCGAGACCCACAACCACCCCACCGCCGTATCTCCTTACCCTGGTGCCGCCACCGGTTCAGGTGGTGAGATCCGTGACGAAGGTGCCACTGGACGGGGCTCACACCCCAAGGCCGGTCTTGCCGGTTACACCACTTCGGACTTGCTCATTCCCGACTTCATTCAGCCTTGGGAGTCTGACATTGGCAGGCCCGCCCACATTGCTTCCGCCCTTGACATTATGATTGAAGCTCCTCTCGGTGCCGCTTCCTTCAACAACGAGTTTGGTCGCCCCGCACTTGGTGGTTATTGGCGTACTTGGCTCATGGCTGTCAAGGACGCtgaaggcaaggaggaATGGAGGGGTTACCACAAGCCTATTATGATCGCTGGCGGTTTGGGTAATGTCCGGCCTCAGTTTGCCCGCAAGGACAAGATTACTCCCGGGTCCAAGGTCATCGTTCTCGGTGGCCCTGGTATGCTCATCGGTCTCGGTGGTGGTgccgcctcttccatgGCTTCCGGTGCTTCTTCCGCCGACCTCGACTTTGCCTCAGTTCAGCGAGAAAACCCCGAGATGGAGCGACGATGCCAGCAAGTCATTGATGCCTGTATCTCTCGAGGCGATGGTGCCGGTAACCCTATCGAGTCCATCCACGACGTTGGTGCTGGTGGTCTTTCCAACGCTTTGCCCGAGTTGGTGCACGATTCTGGTTTGGGTGCCGTTTTTGAGATCCGGGATGTCCTCGTTGACGACCCCTCCATGTCCCCCATGGAGATTTGGTGTAACGAGTCACAAGAGCGATACGTTCTTGCCGTCGCCACCGAGAACCTTGCCGCTTTCGAGGAGATTGCTAGGCGAGAGCGATGCCCCTTCTCCGTTGTCGGTACCGCCACCGAGGAAGAGCGTCTCGTTGTCACCGACCGACTTTTGGGTGATAACGTCATTGACATTTCCATGTCAATCCTCTTTGGCAAGCCTCCTAGGATGCATCGAGAGGCCCAGACCATCCACCCCAAGCGAGATGCTTTTgactcttccctctttaCCTACCTTCCCGCCTACGCTGGTGCTCCCAAAACATCCCTCATGGCAGAGTCTATTAACCGTGTTCTCCGCTTGCCTTCTGTCGGTTCCAAGTCTTTCCTGATCACCATTGGTGACCGAACTATCACCGGTTTGGTGACTCGAGATCAGATGGTAGGTCCTTGGCAAGTCCCCGTTGCCGATGTCGCTGTCACCCGATCTTCTTATGGTTTCGATGTCGTCGTCGGTGAGGCTATGTCCATGGGTGAACGAACtcctctcgctcttctcAACGCTGGTGCTTCCGCCCGTATGGCCATCGCCGAATCTCTTACCAACCTTGCCGCTTCCTCCGTTGCCGACATCTCCCAGATCAAGCTTTCCGCCAACTGGATGTCGGCTGCCAACCACTCTGGCGAAGGCTCCAAGCTCTACGAGGCTGTCCAGGCCATCGGTATGGACCTCTGTCCTAAATTAGGTGTTGGTATTCCCGTCGGTAAAGATTCTATGTCCATGTCTATGAAGTGGCCCGGAGAGAAGGGCGAACAGAAGCAGGTCACCGCACCTTTGTCTTTGATCGTCACTGCCTTCGCCCCCGTTGACAACGTTGAGAAGACTTGGACTCCTGTTCTCAGGACTGACAAGGGTGAGACTGTCCTTGTGTTCATTGACCTCGCCAGGGGTAAGCAGAGACTTGGTGGTTCTGCTATTGCTCAGGTGTTCAAGCAATTGGGTGCCGATGCTCCCGATGTTGAGGAGGCTGCCGATATTCGTGCATTCTTCCACGCCGTCCaggctttgaagaaggctgaaACTGTCCTTGCCTACCACGACCGATCCGACGGTGGTTTGCTCACCACTCTTGTTGAGATGGCCTTTGCTGGCAGATCTGGTATTGAGGTGACCGTTGATGCTATCAGCTCTTCAGGCGACGCCGTTGCCGCCTTGTTCAACGAAGAGCTTGGTGCCGTCATGCAAGTCAAGGTCGACGAACTCTCCGCCTTTAGCGACGCTTTTGTCAAGGCTGGTTTCCCCACTCAGCACATCCACGTCATCGGCAAGGTCCTCGGTCGAGAGAACCAGTCAgtctccatcatccacaagTCCGACGCAATCTACACTGGTACTCGAGGCCAGTTGCAGCAGCTCTGGGCTGAGACCTCTTACAAGATTCAGGCCATGCGTGATGAACCTACTGGTGCCAAAGAAGAGTTTGACGCTATTcttgacgatgaggacCAGGGTTTAATCTACAACGTCCCCTTCAAGTATCTTCCCGACGTCACTGACGCCAACCGACTTGCTTCCCCTCCCAAGGTTGCTATTCTTCGTGAGCAAGGTGTTAATGGTCACATTGAAATGGCTTGGTCTTTCCACGCCGCTGGTTTCGAGGCTATCGACGTTCACATGTCTgacatcatctcttccaaggtctcactctcttcctttgccGGTATCGCCGCTTGTGGTGGTTTCTCCTACGGTGACGTTCTCGGAGCCGGTAACGGCTGGGCCAAGTCTGTCTTGCTCAACCCTACCGCCCGAAAGGAGTTCGAACAGTTCTTCCAGAGGGAAGACACTTTCGCCTTGGGTGTATGTAACGGCTGTCAATTCTTTGCTCAGTTGAAGGAGATTATCCCAGGTGCTGAGCATTGGCCCATCTTCAAGGCTAACCGCTCCGAGCGATTCGAAGGCCGTGTCGTCAACGTCAAGGTCTCCCCCGAAGCTGCCAAATCTaacatcttcttcagcgACATGGCCGACGCCATCGTTCCTATAGCTGTCGCTCACGGTGAAGGCCGTCCATCCTTCGTCACTGGTTCCCTCGCCGGGCTCAACGAAAACAACCTCATTCCTCTCCGATATGTTGACGGTAACGGCACTATTGCCACTACCTATCCCAAGAACCCCAACGGTGGTCCCGAAGGTATCGCTGCTGTCAGCACACTCAATGGTAGGGTGTTGGCTGTCATGCCCCACCCCGAACGAGTGGTCACCAGGGAAAGCTTCTCTTGGTTCCCTGAAGAGATGGGCAAAACTTGGGAGGGCAAGGGTCCTTGGTTCAGACTGTTCCAGAACGCCTACAAGTTTGCGACTGAGGGAAAGCAATAGAAGATTGAGCGCGCAATAGTGAGTCGATCTTGTCTTTATCCATTTCATCTGTGAGACATACTGATTTCAGCTTTTTCATCAGATAATAAGTTTGGTTTGAGATAAGCAAGGCTGGGTTGTGAAATTTTGGGACTAGATGGTGTTTTCACGTCTAAGGTGAGTCTTCGTTGGTACAACAATCACATCGATCTGATCGCTGATCAATTGCCAGTCTCCGATTGTGTTCTTGAAGAAAATGGTTGTCTGCAAGAATTCAGAACTAAAAAAACGAAAAAGATCACTTCAAGTATGTATATGTAAAGTTCATTTAGCTCTTGCTAACACTGGCTTTTAGGTTGTTTTAGTCAAAGACAGTTGCGAGGTTAAGAGGACCGACCAGGAAAAATCCATGTTAGATTTGTCACTCAcacaaagaaaaagattgTCTCAGTTTTGGTTTCGTTTGGTTTGAACTATGCATTGGGAATATTTATGATCGAAATCACCCAGATCATATCCTGCTGTTTATGTCATCTACTATATGCTTCGTAAATGTCCATCTCCTATCATATCGTGGATATGATAAATGCAATTCACTCGTCTACACTCTCCGCTTATGCCGTTGCCTTTTTTGCGCCCTTTTTACCCCTCTTTTTGCTCTTAGTCTTCAaacccatcttctctctcgccttttctcgagcctcttctctcctctcctggTCTCTTTTAGCCTTCATTGCCGGTGTCAAAGGAATATCCTCCTCGCGCACACCCACTCCACCAACTGATGCTCCGCGAATTCGAATACGCCCATCAGAAAGTGTTTCGGTAATAACGGGCGATGCAGCAGGGCGGTATTTAAACTCTTCGGAATATCTAAGATTTCAAGGCAGGCTCGTCAGttttcttgtccttgatAGTGCGTTAAACGCTATGAACCCAACTTACCGACTGGCATAGATCACCTGTGGCTTCTTGCTCATTCCTCGTTTACCGAGATAGATAGAAAGCCAACCCATCGCGATAATTGCAAGGATCAAAAACATACGCTTCCACCAAGCAGGAGGTGGTCGGTTAAATTCAGCTTGGTATCCGCGCAGACGCTCTTGGtactcttcatcctcgtcgccAAAAGGATGATTAGGACGAGGGGGAAAGGTGGTTTGCGATGTAGAGGGGGAATTCGACCTAGAGACAGGAGGTGATTGTGAGGGAATGGGCTGATATGAGTTGCTAGACATGGTGCAGGCAGGTTGGCTGATAAAAGAAGTAAAGCAAAGCAGTGAGATTTCTCCGACTTCGCGTCCTTCAGTGTGAAAGCGGTGTCCAAGGTTGCTGCAAGTTCGCGATCTCAACGCGTCGCATATCGATTAGAAAGTTCCAGCATCCCTATTAATTACAAGCTGTCCCATCATATTACAAAAGCAATTAGCTCTTCAAATACAGAATGGTTAATTAAAAACCTAATGGGAGTAGAACAGATGGTTTGtttgtcccgatctcagTGCGTTAAAAAAAGACTCCATTGTAGTTACGTAATTATTCCACGCAATCATCAGCCACGGCGCGGTGCTGTCATGATGGCCCTATTCATTCATTTATTCgatgtcttctttccttcactCAAGTCTTGTCAATCCACCATGGTATGTTCCGGAGCCATATTACAGTAGCCTATGTGCTTATGGCCCCTCATACAGTCCGCTCAAGCATCAAAACCCGTTCCTGTGGAGACTCAGCATGAGGACATGATCGTTAGTCTAGCCTGTGCCATGCCTTATATCCTGTTTCTGACCAATTACTCTCATCAGCACGATGCACAGCTTGACTATTATGGAAAGCGACTTGCCACATGCTCCTCTGACAGGACTATCCGAATTTTTAACGTTATCAAGGGAGAAGCAAAGGGTGAACCTGTGATCCTTAAAGGGTATATTGTGTTGATTTCCCTCTGGCTTGGTATGCTGATGAATTATTGCCATAGGCACACCGCCGCCGTCTGGCAAGTCTCATGGGCCCACCCTTCCTTCGGGTCAATACTTGCATCTTGTTCTTACGACGGGAGGGTTTTCATCTGGAAGGAAGTTGGACAGGGGCAAGGCAAGGGAAGCGGTGGAGAGCTGCAAGACGGCTGGGAGAGAATCAAGGAACACACATTGCATACCGCGAGCGGTAAGTCCAAACTGACGGAGGATAGGCTAATTCTGTAGTAAACTCGATCGCTTGGGCTCCTTATGACTTGGGACCAATTCTTGCTTGTGCTTCTAGCGATGGCAAGGTCTCCGTTCTCAGCTTCCAAAGTATATCAGTTCCCGCAGCAGTTGAGTCTTATCGCTAATTACCCTCAAAGACGATGGATCTATAGAGGTCAACATCTTCCCTGCCCACGGCACCGGTGCCAACGCCATCTCCTGGGCTCCCAGCGTCCTCTCTACCGTTTCAGGCGTAAGCCGCTCCCAACAGCCATCCAACTCTCTCGCTCCTCAAAAGCGATTTGTTACCGCCGGCTCTGACAACCTCATCCGAATCTGGGgatttgatgaagagcagAAAAAATGGACCGAAGAGGAGACCATCAAGGGTCACGAAGACTGGGTCAGGGATGTCGCTTGGGCGCCGAACATTGGTTTGCCGGGGATGTACATCGCGTCTGCTTCTCAGGTAATTAATTATTCTGAATGTGGAGAATATTTGGTCACTCACGCAACTTTACTCAGGACCGAACCGTGCTTATCCACTCCCGCCCatccccctcctcttcctggaCATCcgctcctctcctccccagCCTTCCCCAATCTCAGGACCCTCATTTCCCCGATGCCGTCTGGCGTGTTAGCTGGTCACTCGCCGGAAACGTTCTCGCCGTCAGCTGCGGTGATGGTAAGGTCAGCTTgtggaaggaaggtgtTGGAAAGGGATGGGAGTGCGTCAGTGATTTCTCGAGCTAGATTGATCAATACGATGTAGCTTTAAACGATCAAAGAATGTAATGATGGCTGCATGTGTTGCAGAAGCCCAGCAGATTGTAAGGAGACATACAGTGCATGCATTTGGAGGTCAGATAACAACAGATCTATAGACAAATGACCCCGGTCCATAGGAATGGGACGCAGGAGTTGTTTGTAGAAGCAAGGATTGTTTACTTGTGGTATAAAGCAGAATAGGGTGCGAAGATGATAAAAAAGGCATTCTCCAGCCCTTGCAAGGATACCCTATATAATAGTTCTTTTCCGTCTCTGCCATAATCGCAGAACGATTCTATGACATCCATGATCCTGGCCATAACTTCTACAATAAAATGCAGGGCCTCGTCCGATCCCCTCAACTAGATCGTCAGAAAGCGACCCGTCAATACTGGGTAAGGCAGACCATCATCCATGGGATGATGCCGGTTGTTGTGGTTCTTTTTTGCATGCTGTTGCAACCTATATTGACTTTTAGCGAAGTACTATAACAGTAACGAATGGAGATGAACGAATGCCCAAAAGTCCCCGAGTTTGCAGCGAGCTTTTTCCCCCGATGCATGGAACAGTCAACAAAATTCAGTCATATCACGACTAGTAAGTAGTAGGCTCGACAacacaagcccctcgacgTAGACCGACCTCCTCGGACCTCGTCCTTGTCGGAGACCGAACGATGTCCATCGagggcttgtgtcgagcctagTACCATATCACATCATGATCTACTCAAGGCCCAAAACATGGGTGACGTCATCGATGGTTATTCGCTCGCTGTTTCTTATGCCGACCGCTGCCGGCGTTGAGTCGCACTTAGTTAGTGTATGCGCTACGATGAATGCTTTCGGTCTTTTGACTCGAAGAGAAATAAACAGTTCAGCCGTCTATTCAGATGTCTGAAGCCTAATCCTTTTAGGATCCATACAGATACACTTCGTGATTTGCCGTCCTTAAACATTCGGTATTGAATTGCGCCCAGATACGCAATACTTCTGCAGTGCTGCGGTCAATCTTGAGCCTGCGCTTCTTATTACGTATATCTTCCACTTATAACAACGTTCTCGGCCGATGATCCCCAGAAGATTCCCAGCACTTCCCCAGAAGGTTTACAGACCATTTGAAAGCTTTGACCATTAcatccctctcttctcaagaATCCATTCTAGTACTGGTCGACAGTTCCAAAGGGCATCTGCGCAACAAACCGACGAAACTCCAACTTCCTGGCCAGCCAACAAGCAGAAGCTCGATATGCCTTCTGATAGCAAAAAAGGGGAAATCAATCGTGAATAATTTCCATGACCATTTATATCAGAACAAGAGTTTACATCCATGACATTCTTAGCAGGACCAAGTGCCGGCGATGTGGATAAGTATCTCAACTCAAAAATCCTTTCCCCATCTTTTGGGGGCGACCCCATATTCAAGCGTATTTCAGCACGGGCACAACAGGCCGGTCTACCAAACATCGCTGTCTCCGCGCAGCAAGGGCAGCTCCTCACGATTCTTGCCCTCTCCATCCGTGCTGAACGAATTTTGGAAGTCGGTACGCTAGCCGGGTACTCTACCGCCTGCCTCGTCAAAGCTTTGCCCAACCATGGACAAATCGACACCCTTGAAGTCAAACCCGAACACGCTAAGGTCGCTCAGGAGAATTTCATTGACGCAGATTTGTATCCGTTCCCTAAGATCCATGTGGGACCGGCGATTGAGACtctgaagaggatggagactCCAGATGAAGGGCCTTATGATTTGGTATTCATCGATGCTGATAAGAGCACAACCCTCGAATATTTCCTGGAGAGTATGCGGCTCTTGAGAAAGGGGGGGTTGATCATTGTTGACAACGCTGTCAGGAGTGGAAGGTGAGTACCTAGACTGTTATCATGGCACTGCTGAACTCGAAACTCGACTCTTCGCAGAATCGCCAGCCCGGAAGAAGACAGCAACCCAGATGTTGCAGGTATGCGAAAGCTGTACGACTGGGTTCatggggatgatggaagatctGTCTTGATGAATGTGACCCAAACAGTGGGAGACAAGTTCTGGGAGTAAGTCTTTGTTTTTGATGTCTCCTTATtcgaagaggatgacaaGGAGTTGACGCAATGTCTTGGCGTATAGTGGGTTTGCAATTGCTATTAAGCTCAACTAGCGTAGCACCGAAAGATGGCAAAAAAGTGAGCTGGGAGATTGAGCAGATCTCAAAGTTGTAGGGATGATTAAGACTGTTAATGGAATGCACCCTTTTGCGAATTGACCGAATATTGCGTTTTGAATCCAATGAGTCATGAAGACAGCGCCTTGCAAGGTTATTAGGGCTGAATTGTCATTCAGTATGGGCTGTGAGCTGATATATAATGGAACGGCTCGAATAACGGAGTCCTTTGGCGTTGTGCCGTCGAGCGTCCGACACCAAAGATTTGCGAATCGTCCAACCTTCCTCATAATAGCTTATTAAGTCTTACTCAACAAGTAATTCACGTTTCCGAATCAACAAGTTTCGCATGCCAGCCATGCTCAATCACTTAGGCCAGCCACTACAGCTGAATGACTGCATGCAAAATTGTGAGTCAATTGATTGATCCGTCTCTtgcttttttcttcttttttgggTATGTAACTACAACAAATATAATTGATTTTAGTAGTCTTTGCCGTATGAGAGGGAGTATAAActgaaaggaagaagaacgcCGGGAAAGGTCGAGAGAGTGAATGTGGGGAGGCCGGGGAGGACGAGGGAAGAGTCTA
It includes:
- a CDS encoding hypothetical protein (Match to ESTs gb|CF193899.1|CF193899, gb|CF191864.1|CF191864, gb|CF190828.1|CF190828; HMMPfam hit to Methyltransf_3, O-methyltransferase, score: 30.8, E(): 6.4e-15), which gives rise to MIPRRFPALPQKVYRPFESFDHYIPLFSRIHSSTGRQFQRASAQQTDETPTSWPANKQKLDMPSDSKKGEINPGPSAGDVDKYLNSKILSPSFGGDPIFKRISARAQQAGLPNIAVSAQQGQLLTILALSIRAERILEVGTLAGYSTACLVKALPNHGQIDTLEVKPEHAKVAQENFIDADLYPFPKIHVGPAIETLKRMETPDEGPYDLVFIDADKSTTLEYFLESMRLLRKGGLIIVDNAVRSGRIASPEEDSNPDVAGMRKLYDWVHGDDGRSVLMNVTQTVGDKFWDGFAIAIKLN